The genomic region GCAATGGAATTCTACCTTGGTAAACGGCAATCGGATGCCGACTTCTGAAGGTACGTCCAACAATACGACGGGGAGTAGAACTTCTCCCTTAGATATCTTCCCTTCCGAAATGATCGAATTTGTTCAAGTGTCAAAAGCGATTACGCCGGATATGGAAGGCGACGCGATCGGAGGTTCCATTAACTTCGTCACCCGTACGGCGCCGGTGAGCAAAACATTAAAAGCATCCCTAGGGACTGGCTATAACGGACAAGCGCAAAAGGGTATTTACAGCGGTAGTTTTATGTATGGGGATCATTTTTATAAGAAGAAGCTCAACTTGATTATCGGCGGCTCCTATTGGAAGCGAAATTGGGCTACCGATAATACCGAAGCGATGTACAATCCAGATGACTTTGCGATGGAGAGTTTTGAACTCCGCGATTATAAAGGAGTACGTACGACCATGGGATTAAACGCTGGGTTATCCTACAATTTCAGTCCAAGCCATACCCTATTCTTTCGGGGCATCTTAACAGACTTCCAGGATCAGGAGACAGCTTTAGAGCATACTTTTTCCTACACCGACAAGACTTTGACCCAGCGTCGTCGAGAAGGCGTCATGGGAATTGGACTGTTAGGTGCTGAAGTCGGCGGTATTCATAATACTTTGGGTGAAAAGTTGAATATACAATGGAAGTTGAGCAACTACGAAACCAACATGGAGACCAGAAAACCGTCGCATGCCGATAATCCGAAGAAAACCTACCGCATGAGCATGTTTGCCAGCAAGGTGGATTACGCGAACCTTGCTTCTGACGGCAAAATGTATCTGGATCTGGATGCGCCTGCTGGATTTCAAAGTTCAAATTATCAGTCGTTCGTACCGATGTTAAAGTCGGCAGTAAAGTCTTCCGATTTGATGCTAAACATATTATTGGACCTTCAGTTACAGAGTTTTGAGCGCGATAGAATCGCAGAGTTAGATTTTAAATATCAACTGAACAATAATATTTATTTTAAAGCTGGCGGTAAATTCAAGGGTAAATACCTTCGTCGTGGTAGCCCGGTGGATATCTATGCCAATACCGGAGCTAAAATTACTGTTGCAAGTTTAGCGACGGAGGGTTATGATTTCAATGGTGGTTTTTTGAAAGAGACCGGTGCTGATTACCATTCAATTTTGTTGGATGGAATTACCTTGACGCAGTTAGACCAGCTCTTGATGGATAGCTATATCACGGAGAACAAACTGATGCATATCTCTAGAGGTGAATCCAGTCCAGATGCCGCTTCTGCGTTTTACAGGGGCAATGAGGATGTCTATGCGGGCTATGGTATGTTCGATATAAAGCTTTCGGATAAACTACAACTGATTGCAGGGGCGCGTTACGAACACACTGCTTTAACTTACTACGGCAATGAAGTAATCCGCAAAAACGTCGATGGGAAGCCGACCGCAGAAATCAATAAGGTCGAGAACAGCAATAAATTTGGTTCGCTATTGCCGATGGCACATTTAAAGTACCAACCGATCGAAGCGATGAATATCCGTTTAGCCTATACGAGAACATTCGCCAGAGCTAATTTTTCAGATCTTAACCCAACGGAGAATATTAACATGATTTATATCCCTCCGGTTATCT from Sphingobacterium sp. BN32 harbors:
- a CDS encoding TonB-dependent receptor, translating into MKRIFYFVFFLLFLSWQAAFSQQQYSITGRIIDGKTALPGVTIKTKDNSIATQTNLDGTFRITGIKQGSYELVFSYLGYESIEKTVNVLEKPFNVYLGDLSFTGNDAQDIDEVVVQGIMANTQAKALSIQKSSPAIMNVIASDLIGKLPDRNAAEAVQRIQGIAIERDHGEGRYASVRGTPMQWNSTLVNGNRMPTSEGTSNNTTGSRTSPLDIFPSEMIEFVQVSKAITPDMEGDAIGGSINFVTRTAPVSKTLKASLGTGYNGQAQKGIYSGSFMYGDHFYKKKLNLIIGGSYWKRNWATDNTEAMYNPDDFAMESFELRDYKGVRTTMGLNAGLSYNFSPSHTLFFRGILTDFQDQETALEHTFSYTDKTLTQRRREGVMGIGLLGAEVGGIHNTLGEKLNIQWKLSNYETNMETRKPSHADNPKKTYRMSMFASKVDYANLASDGKMYLDLDAPAGFQSSNYQSFVPMLKSAVKSSDLMLNILLDLQLQSFERDRIAELDFKYQLNNNIYFKAGGKFKGKYLRRGSPVDIYANTGAKITVASLATEGYDFNGGFLKETGADYHSILLDGITLTQLDQLLMDSYITENKLMHISRGESSPDAASAFYRGNEDVYAGYGMFDIKLSDKLQLIAGARYEHTALTYYGNEVIRKNVDGKPTAEINKVENSNKFGSLLPMAHLKYQPIEAMNIRLAYTRTFARANFSDLNPTENINMIYIPPVISRGNIALKPTFAHNFDFMSSYYFDDIGVASFGVFYKQLSNVIYSSQSFQQIDGTIYRVTQPENSESGWLAGFEAGISKRLSFLPGFWNGFGVEANYTMTTSEMEVPRFSLDDQGQVTKTIAKEVLPNQSKHLFNAAIFYEKGKFMARIAGNYKGSALSIVQGNPENYRWYGENFTMDFSANYRVNRKVSVFAELNNLTNAALRYYHGDSRRVEQLEYYSLRGLVGINYQIF